The following DNA comes from Quercus robur chromosome 1, dhQueRobu3.1, whole genome shotgun sequence.
GTGCCGTGAAGGCGAACAGAAGAGGGTATTGGAGTTTTGCCAGGCGTGTGTAGAGCAAGAGAAGGCTGGGAGTTTATACGTGTGTGGGTGTCCGGGGACCGGGAAATCTTTGTCGATGGAGAAAGTGAAACAACTCTTGTTCCATTGGGCTAATGAGGTATAACCcatttcctttatttctttgttttgaaatgtCAATTATGCTTTGGTTTGCTTTATTAATGTCAATTCAGATCATTTGCGTTTATTACTAATTGCTTGATCTATTTAATAGTCGTGTGTCTTGTTTAAATCATTTGATGACTCGTGTGATGAAAGTACGCGCGGATAATCATCTAATTGTCGAGTAATAGtcgtgtttttgttgtttttgacaGGCGGGGCATCAGCAACCGAATGTGTTAACCATAAATTGCACTTCACTAGCAAAAACATCAGATATTTTCGGCAAGGTATTGATTAAATGGTGTAGCTTGCTATGACTATTGAATAACAAATTTGCTTAATGGGTATTTGGCTTTGCAGATATTGGGTGAAGGCCAACCGCAAAAGAAAGTTAATGGTGCAACCTCTCCCTTGCAACATTTGCAGAAGTTGTACTCTCAAAAGCCCCAGCCATCTGGCATGAAGATGATGTAAGATATTGAATTTCAATGTAGGAGTGGTGTTCACTTTGTTGCTTATTCACAGATGTGTGGTTGGTTTTATTCATGTGGTGTTCACTTTTAATAGGTTGATAATTGCTGATGAGTTGGACTATTTGATTACTAAAGACCGGGCCGTTCTTCATGATCTTTTCATGCTTACAACATTCCCATTCTCCAGATGTATATTGATAGGTACATGTATTATTAGCATTTTGACAAGATTGTTCTGCCTTTCACGAGATTAATCAGATTTCAATTTCCATGACTCGAATGCATAAGTGAACTTCTCATCTCATCTTTGCATTTTGCAGGAATAGCTAATGCCATAGACCTAGCAGATCGTTTTCTTCCAAAACTTCAGTCATTAAATTGTGAGTTTTGTACttgctttcaatttttgttttggctAATCTGTACTTGCTTTCATTTAGTTTTATCTAAGACTCAGAAAACTTCTTTTGTCTGGTTTGAGCAATTTAGTGAtggtcttttatatttattattttttccagaACTAGCCTTTATTCCTTCATATAACTTCAGAGACTTCTGAATATTTTAACAACTTTGGCTGCCCCTTGGTTATACCATTTCATTATAACTGGGTTGACGAAAAtcttttactaattttaatgCAACTTACTGATCAGTTGTCTTAAAAACtctaattttcatttcattgaTCTTCATGTCTTGCCCCAGTCTTTCCTGGGGCAATTGTTCACTGTTAATGCTTATAGTTCTTGATAATAGGCTGGCCGTGGCCTGTACCAGGCCTCCAATCCTCCACCAAAATATTGGCTACAGATATGAATTGCGTAATAAGAGATGTCAGCTTTCCTATAGTTCTGAAATAGAACTTATTTGTAATTCCTTAAACTACTCTTTTTTGTGCCAGGCAAACCTATGGTGGTAACTTTTCGAGCCTACTCTAAAGATCAAATCCTCAAGATACTTCATGAGAGGCTAATGGTAAGTTCTATGCTTCAGTTATACCTCCCAACAAGCAAGTGGTATTcacttataattttaattttgttgtaaaGAATCAGACTTCTCTAGGGTGATGAAAAATGAATTAGTAATTATAGTTACTCTGCTCCAACAGGAACTTCCTTATACTGTCTTTCAACCTCAAGCATTGGAACTCTGTGCCAGGGTGAGTACACCATGATTTACCTTCTGCTATGTTCTGATGCATCATCTTTGCTTCACCTCTTTATTTGTTAATACATTTTGTTTTAACCAGCACATTTGGACAGTACCTGATGATTGACTCATGATTTCCCCCCACACCCTTTCTGCTAAGAATGATGCATTGCTTTCCCATCAAACTAATTAAAGCACATAACTGATCTTGACTATATGAAATTCTCAGAAAGTTGCTGCTGCATCTGGAGATATGCGAAAAGCTCTTTGTGTTTGCAGGTCAGTGCTCTGACAATTGTTGTTTCCTGAATTTTGCTACGATGAATTGGTAGTCAAGTATCAGATCCTGACTTTGTTGATTTCCAACTTGACAAAATTGGTTAACTGGAATAGGGGTTGGCAGTCtagttcaagaagtttaggtgctaaaaataaaataattggaagagggggaaaaaatcaTCAGTGTTACTTCAATTAAGGAAGAAAATCCTAAAACTTGTTTCATAATCATTTGAAAGTTGGTATTGGACGTCACACTCATTTATAAGAGCTGGCCAGATCCTATGTTTTCTTGGCCCTGCCATGTTGCCACTGCCACATCTTGCACGTgctcttttcattttaaacCTATTTTGCCTTGAACTTCACGGGGCTTGAAATGGCCACATGTtgcattttttatgttctttacgCAGTTGGATAATGCTTAAGAGGATGTTAGGTTTTTAAGTGAATAGGGAATTTCAGTCTTTTGCTTGCCTACATTATTACATTTCACACAGTTTGTCACTCTGTGATGGATATTTAAAGTTTAACTCAACAACATAAATTGATGTGATACAAATAATTTAATCATCTTTAGCCTTGCTTTGCAgtctaaaaattacaaaactaatgCTATAGCTGTTTAACTATAATGCAGGAGTGCAATTGAGATGGTAGAAGCAGAACTTAGAGAATCTAGTAGCAACTTCAGTTCGTCAATAGTAGAGAAAGCATTCCTTGAACAACAGAGAGCTACAGCTCCTGATGTTTTAGGAAAACAAGAAATAGATGTTGTAAGTTCTTAATTTTTGACATCTTAGATATCCATTctgaaattctaaaatatttatttaattttttcctcatattaTCTTATTAGAGGTTTTGAAACTGGTTTCAGGTGAGGCTTGATTATATGGTTGTTGCTTTGTCAAAGACTTATAAATCACCAATAGTGGATACTATACAATCTCTTCCACAACATCAACAGGTAATTTTGTGCCAGGAGCATGATGTTAACATGGTGTATGATATATTACAGATTAATGTTTGTTTTATCTAGACTATGAAGCTTAGCATTGAATATTCCTTACATATCCATCCTTTTACTTCAAGAATAAGAAGACAACTGAGAATGTGGCTGCTATGgggaatttttttataactaattATAAGATGTTAACTGCTTGATAGATGGTTATTTACCCTGACTAGAAGAAAAGAAGCATCCTAGTTCATTTGGGtttattaaaaaagagattACCAGCAGCGAGcattgtaatttttctttttttcagaaaatgagaaaattcgTCTGCTTGTCTCaagagaagaaaatgagttttttctATGCTTCTCaagtaaaataattgataaagaCCACAAGgactttgaattttgaaatgcaATCTCTAGATTTTCATGTGCCCTATACCCCTAATGAACTTGTTCCAGgaacaatgaaaagaaaatttgatatagGTAGATGGCCAAATAATAGAATATGGCATCCACCAGAAGTTTGAGGTTTGATAGAAGTTAATAATTCAACAGGCTGTATTTGGGATACATTTTACGTTTTCAAAAACTACATTTTTGAGTGACTGGTGAGTTATAAGCGACAACTAATGGAAAGTATTCTTTCTTTGGCTGACTCTGAAGTATCTGCAATGCTATAAAGCATGTTAAGTGCATTCAATTAGTGTGTTCTAAGTGCTAATACAAAATACTTGATAATTGATATAATGTTGTTGATGCATAATGTAGTCACATGCATAAGTGTTATAATTGCAAAAACACTAATAACCCAAGTGTTCATATATTTCTCTACACCCAATTTGATTGCAGATTTTACTTTGCTCTGCTGTGAAACTTTTCCGTGGGGGAAAGAAAGATACAACCGTGGGAGAGGTGTGCTTTcttaccattattattattttaatttagactTGATTTGTATATAGCAGCTGAAGTACCTGTTTTCTTTAACTTGCAACCTGGATGCAgctaaataaattttatatggaGATCTGCAAATCAGCACTTATCCCACCTGTTGGGATTTTGGAACTTTCAAGTATATGCAGAGTGCTAAGTGACCAGGTAAGACGTTGACCGTCCTTATTATATAGTTCTCTAGTACTGCATGAACCATATTACAagattttttataacattttacTATCCTGGAAAAGAAAGGGATGCAACTAAAATTCTAAAGCATAATTTTAAGTGCAGGGGCTTCTCAAACTAGGTCAATCTCGAGAAGATAAATCAAAAAGAGTGACATTGTGTGTAGATGAAGCAGACATCAGTTTTGCGCTGCAGGTTTGGAGACAAATTTTATGTTTCTTATATGATCCACCAATATCTGTTTTTTCTCTACTCTTCACTATCTGGGATCTTTAATTTACATCTTTATTGATATGAATCAGGGGATCCGATTCTTTCGCAACTGTCTTCAGTAATTGTGCTCCAAAGCATATGTATTTGTGATTCTTCTTAAGCTTGCTAATGGTCGCTTCCCTTTTCCCTGATCACCATTCCAAACAAAAAGGTGGGAAGCCCTTGCTTTTGCAATTTTCCCTAAATGCATGACTACTCGttaatataatttcatttttctccaTATAGATTGACCAAAAGAATTATTATGTTATCTTTCTTCATGAGGAGTATTTTATAAGATCAAATATAACTTAAAAGATTTTACTTTGCTGCAGTCTAAAGGCTTTTATTCCATTGTGTTGATGCAGATATCAGAGCTTGGCGAGCATGATGAAAAAAGTTGCGGGGCTTGTTGATTAAAACATACTAAGAACTGAAATGCGCATATATAATTTTCCAGCCTAAAGTTGAGcattgttttagaaaaaaataataataaagaaaaaaagcagaaaaaaaaaaaattcaatacatgATTTATAAGTTATACATCACTTGTAACTTGACTGTGTCTTTCAGCAATTGTATTACATTCTTCAACATAAATGTTACTACCAATTGGGTTAGATGGTGTTGAATGGTGATGTTTACTTCCAACCTTTAATACTTTGTCCCACAGCACAAGTAATTAAAGGATAGTCTCGCCCTAAAACTTGCCTTAGCCTAATCTACCACCAAGGCATACAAACCATAGAGTTTATTGTGTTTCCTAACAATGTACTTACTCATTTTGCCTCAGACTTGACACCCCCAACACTCGAAGGTTAATAAAGTACAGGACATGATCACCCTGGCAATTACTTGTTAAGTAACAGCTCCTATATCTTTTGCCATATCATTCTAATTGCCTCTAGGACAGAGCTGCTTGCCGTCTTGGAACATTTTCCTTGCTGCTAGCACATCCACACAGTTTGCCATTGCATGAACTTCCTAGTAACTTAGGTAATTGCCACACCAAGTTGTTGCCACGTACTAGGCACCAGCTCATCACAGGCCTTGCCTATTAAACCTAGCTGCCCATGCATATTGCTCAACACCAAGACTTTATCCATGCACCACCATGTGGAGGGCTTGGCCCACGTTGACGCCACCTCCAAATCTGGTCACGCAACCCGCGCAAGACAGCACATTATCGCCATCTTCAACCAGTCCTACTTGGCCATGCAAGGTACAACCTAAAACATGTTTCTAACACAATCCAGCATACCACACGTTTAGACTTTAGACAGTTCAATCCTGCCTTATTCTTCACATGCAACCTGCCGACAGTCCAACATCTAGCCCATGGCCAAGCCCAAGTAAGATGTCATGGCACAATTCATGTTACCCACAACACATGCATGCTTGTAGCCTGCCAAGCACAAGACCACCACCATGTTGTCCACATAGCAAACCATTTGTGTAGTTATGCACTAACATAGCCTACTGCTGCCTCAAGGAACCTTTCTCAGTCTATGGCGTGTCCCCTCATGTAGTTTGTGTGGGTAGAATGGGTGCAAGCTGCCACCATAATCAGATGCAGCCAATGCTAAAGAATCAAGAGTCTAGCATTAAGAGATGTAAGGATTAGACCATTTAGACGTGTTGCATCAATATGTTAATCAAAAGGAGGTCCGACCATTTAGTGCATCAGCGTTGCAGTCACTTATAAACACATCTACTTGTCTTTCTCATGGGATTAAGGACCTGGGTTAGgactaaaagttaaaatagattTTGGACAAAGGACAAAGGTGTTCTTAAATGGTTCCGTGTTCATTTAGTTTAAGGCTTTTTGGCCCAGCATTTTAGCTCATTTGCATATGTACAACTATACTTTAACCAACTTTATACAGaatatatttctcaaaaaaaaaaaaaaaaaaaaaaaaaaaaagccattatAGAGAATATTAAATCCAAACGAACCCACGAGAAAAGAGAGGTCATCTTtgaaattcttgaaattttccCCCCTCGGGAGTCGGGATGCTTATAACTCACCGTCTAAAACATTTTGTATGACATAAGAATCTCCACTTGCCTAACAGGCTAACACTTTAGCGACCAATACGTAAGAATATAGTATTATGATGTAAAGGATAGATTATAGCACCTAGAATTGAATCCATTTTCGGCAAATATTTGCAAAGCAACAAAGTTCAACCCTGTTTGGATCATCCAAGaactcatatttttgttttcatttccattttctATATCCATCTTTTGTATAGATTTTTTGAATCttagaacaaaaaacattaGATACCCTACCTATTTTGCACTTGATTTCtcaagtatgaaaaaaaaactatttttttttgctaatatgCTTACGTCTTTTTGCACAATCTTTAGTGCCACTGAATTTATTTGGCTTAAAATGAAAATGCCAAAAGATTGTTTTCATATTCTATTTCCATTCTCACATTTTTTGGGTATTAAAAATGAAGATGAGACCAAAAACAAACTCAATCAAGTTTTTCGCTAATAGGTCCCACAGAAAACAGAAAATGAAAGACCCTGTTTTAGAAGAACCAAACATGGCCAAAGATTAACGAACGGAGTTCAGAAACCAATCCACATTGAACCCACCACAAAGAAGAGTGGTGGAAACCATGCTTTGGGTTTCGCTCAACTACATGTCTAAATACTGCGTGGATTAGATAACAAATAGGCTAATATTTAGAATCTTCAACCCTACAGCCTACTGAACCACCAATCAACTCATTCAAACAAATTGAGAGCCATGTCCTCGTCAgaatcttcttcctcttcaaccttcttctcctccaccttggCACTGGCATCTGGAGCAGCACCAGAATCAGCAGCTACAGCAGGAGCCGCTGCAACAGCATACTTACTTGGATCCTGCAAATTTTGATCAATAAATCAGTCCAATTCACAAACAACCAGAAATACAAgatgaaattttacaaaaacCAACCTTCAAGTATTCCTTCACTTTCTCTGCCTGTGGGAAGGAATACTCTGAAGCTACCGCAACACTCAGAACATTTTTGTATGCATTTGTAAACATGTGGGGTGCAGCAGCAAGAGTTGGGTAAGATACAGCCAGTGACAAAGAGGTGACCATGGAAATTCCAGTAGCAAATTTTTCAATGAGATCATCTTCCGTGAGATTAAGCACTTCAGGATCAAACACAGATCCATTATCATACACGGATAGAACAACAAGACCGTAAGAGAATGGGCGTATCCCAAGCTTTGCAAGAAGTGCAGATTCAGAGGAGCCCACCTTGTCACCCTTTTTAATGAGCTCCACTGGGGTAATGATCTCGACAGTTCCCTTGTTAATCTTTGTTGGAATGTTGAGAACCTGAAAATATACGTGTAAAAATAAAGTGGAAATGGAACTTTGTGGTTGGAAATTTGAAACCAAACCTGAAAGAAGGACGTTTGAGAGGGATCAAGTCCCGTGTTTCCTGGGGGTACAACAACATCAATTGGTGCAACAAGGCCAACACGAGCTGGAGCTCCCACCTGTTCAGGTTGAATAAGTTAAGACTTAAGAGAGATCTCTAATTCCTGctaataaagaaagagaaatagatATCACCAAGATTTCAAGTAAGAACTTCATTTAAAGTACAAAACCAATTGCATCCATTTAACTCACTCACATATAGAAAAATGAGGATTACAGGCCATAATTGAAACATAATAATTCAACCCCTAAGTTCTCTTATCTACTCTGTAGCTTCATAGCTCTCTGAAGTTGAGTAGGCCTAAGATTCCAACTCAATCAAAACTAagtataaaaatacaaaaataaatcaaattatatataataatacaatcaaagttttttttttttttactttttgttgatTTCTAATGCTAACACAAGATGAAGGGATGAAAGATTTAAATTCCATATAGTCTTTCAAACATCTATTGTACATTTGTACTCATGCCTTTTGGCCCATATTCAAAACTTCTTCCTCACTTTTGAAAGCTCACATTTTTCCTCATCATTATactaacatttattttttgatttggtttatagggtttaaaataatgacaaactatattagtttaaactaattagaactcaacgtttttttaataaagcaaCCGAATGCAAAACAGAATCttattaaatgaaattttatcttctttaaacaaattctaattaaattaggtaagttatttatttacaaaatcTTTAATttgaccttttattttattagtatatATTAACCACATATATATTCTCTACCAAACTTAAATTTCTTTTGCAAGTCTGCAAGCAACTAATTTAAACTAagaatcaaaatccaaaataaattcaaaaatatatatatttttagagtaTTAATAGCATGGCTCGACTCGGGTCAGttatttggattgaaaatttTGCCAACCCGAAGCTACAAAAGCCAACCCAAGCCAtcaggttgggttgggttggtgaGTTGCATTCATAGTCCTAATTAGTACCTCTAACAAAAAGATGGTATCAGTTAAAATTGTCTTATTAAAAGTAAGTGGTTTATTCCAAGAAAAAAGGTTGAAACTTGAAGAGAAATGCAAT
Coding sequences within:
- the LOC126688544 gene encoding cell division control protein 6 homolog B-like translates to MPAIMAVKPDSARSNPDSTPHKRRLRSDTTAAQDSPISTPVKWKSPRTCTTSSPKTPISRVERDCSENITKSHKSPIKKLSDSLTPKQKWNPLDSEQMKAVKEAMHVSSAPPNIVCREGEQKRVLEFCQACVEQEKAGSLYVCGCPGTGKSLSMEKVKQLLFHWANEAGHQQPNVLTINCTSLAKTSDIFGKILGEGQPQKKVNGATSPLQHLQKLYSQKPQPSGMKMMLIIADELDYLITKDRAVLHDLFMLTTFPFSRCILIGIANAIDLADRFLPKLQSLNCKPMVVTFRAYSKDQILKILHERLMELPYTVFQPQALELCARKVAAASGDMRKALCVCRSAIEMVEAELRESSSNFSSSIVEKAFLEQQRATAPDVLGKQEIDVVRLDYMVVALSKTYKSPIVDTIQSLPQHQQILLCSAVKLFRGGKKDTTVGELNKFYMEICKSALIPPVGILELSSICRVLSDQGLLKLGQSREDKSKRVTLCVDEADISFALQGIRFFRNCLQ
- the LOC126714171 gene encoding 60S acidic ribosomal protein P0-like — translated: MAVKPSRSEKKILYDKKLCALLSQYSQVLVVHADNVGSNQLQKIRTGLRGDSVILMGKNTMMKRSVKLHAEATGNEAIMNLVPLLVGNVGLVFTKGDLKEVSEEISKYKVGAPARVGLVAPIDVVVPPGNTGLDPSQTSFFQVLNIPTKINKGTVEIITPVELIKKGDKVGSSESALLAKLGIRPFSYGLVVLSVYDNGSVFDPEVLNLTEDDLIEKFATGISMVTSLSLAVSYPTLAAAPHMFTNAYKNVLSVAVASEYSFPQAEKVKEYLKDPSKYAVAAAPAVAADSGAAPDASAKVEEKKVEEEEDSDEDMALNLFE